A window of the Streptomyces luomodiensis genome harbors these coding sequences:
- a CDS encoding elongation factor G-like protein EF-G2, with the protein MGDKTSTHPGAAGRAVAADRPSSLRNVVLVGHSGTGKTTLVEALALATGAVNRAGRVEDGGCLSDHDEIEHRQQRSIQLSLVPVEWDGIKINLLDTPGYADFVGELRAGLRAADAALFVVSAAQDALGITGATRMVWDECAAVGMPRAIVITHLEAARAGFEEMTELCRESFGGDDPDAVLPLYLPLRGAPGPDGHAPVTGLIGLLTQRVFDYSSGVRTESPPREDQLPLIEEARGRLIEGIIAESEDETLMDRYLGGEEIDVKTLIEDLEKAVARGSFHPVLAAAPAAEGSKQGLGTTELLDLMTGGFPTPLEREAPAVTTPQGAPRPPLVCDPDGPLAAEVVKTSSDPYVGRISLVRVFSGTLRPDETVHVSGHGLEDRGHEDHDVDERVGALSTPFGRQQRTLAQAIAGDLACVAKLTRAETGDTLSAKNQPLLMEPWQMPDPLLPVAIQAHSKPDEDKLSLGLSRLVAEDPTMRLEQNPDTHQVVLWCLGEAHMDVALERLRSRYGVQVDAVPYKVSLRETFAAKSAGRGRHVKQSGGHGQYAICEIEVEPLPEGSGIEFVDKVVGGAVPRQFIPSVEKGVRGQAARGVAAGYPLVDVRVTLLDGKAHSVDSSDAAFQTAGALALREAAADVRIDLLEPVVELGVLISDDYVGAVMSDLSGRRGRVVGTEQSGRGQTLIKADVPEIEIGRYAVDLRSLSHGTGRFSRSYARHEPMPHQLAERMRERVAAEA; encoded by the coding sequence ATGGGCGACAAGACGAGTACACACCCAGGGGCCGCCGGAAGGGCAGTGGCGGCCGACCGGCCCAGCTCCCTGCGGAATGTGGTTCTGGTCGGCCACAGCGGGACCGGAAAGACGACGCTGGTGGAGGCCCTCGCGCTGGCGACGGGCGCGGTCAACCGGGCGGGCAGGGTCGAGGACGGCGGCTGCCTCTCGGACCACGACGAGATCGAACACCGGCAGCAACGTTCGATCCAGCTGTCCCTGGTCCCCGTCGAATGGGACGGGATCAAGATCAATCTCCTGGACACCCCGGGCTACGCCGATTTCGTCGGGGAACTCAGGGCCGGTCTGCGAGCGGCGGACGCGGCCCTTTTCGTCGTCTCGGCCGCCCAGGACGCCCTGGGCATCACCGGGGCCACCCGCATGGTCTGGGACGAGTGCGCCGCGGTCGGGATGCCGCGCGCCATCGTGATCACACACCTGGAGGCGGCCCGCGCCGGCTTCGAGGAGATGACCGAACTGTGCCGGGAGAGCTTCGGCGGCGACGACCCCGACGCCGTGCTGCCGCTGTACCTGCCGCTGCGGGGCGCGCCGGGGCCGGACGGGCACGCCCCCGTGACCGGGCTCATCGGACTGCTCACCCAGCGGGTCTTCGACTACTCCTCTGGGGTGCGCACCGAATCGCCGCCCCGGGAGGACCAGCTGCCGCTGATCGAGGAGGCCCGCGGCCGGCTCATCGAGGGGATCATCGCCGAGAGCGAGGACGAGACCCTCATGGACCGCTACCTCGGTGGCGAGGAGATCGACGTCAAGACGCTGATCGAGGACCTGGAGAAGGCCGTCGCACGCGGCAGCTTCCACCCCGTCCTCGCGGCGGCGCCCGCCGCCGAGGGGTCCAAACAGGGCCTGGGCACCACCGAACTGCTCGATCTGATGACCGGCGGCTTCCCCACCCCGCTGGAGCGCGAGGCGCCCGCCGTCACCACCCCGCAGGGCGCGCCGCGCCCGCCGCTGGTGTGCGATCCGGACGGTCCGCTGGCCGCCGAGGTCGTCAAGACCTCCTCCGACCCGTATGTCGGCCGGATCTCGCTGGTGCGGGTCTTCTCCGGCACGCTCCGCCCCGACGAGACCGTGCATGTGTCCGGACACGGTCTGGAGGACCGCGGTCATGAGGACCACGATGTGGACGAGCGGGTCGGCGCCCTGTCCACGCCGTTCGGCAGGCAGCAGCGCACCCTCGCCCAGGCCATCGCGGGCGATCTGGCGTGCGTGGCCAAACTGACCCGCGCCGAGACCGGGGACACGCTCTCGGCCAAGAACCAGCCGCTCCTCATGGAGCCCTGGCAGATGCCCGATCCGCTGCTGCCGGTGGCCATCCAGGCGCACAGCAAACCGGACGAGGACAAGCTGTCGCTGGGCCTGTCCCGGCTGGTCGCCGAGGACCCGACGATGCGCCTGGAGCAGAATCCGGACACCCACCAGGTGGTGCTGTGGTGCCTGGGCGAGGCGCATATGGACGTGGCGCTGGAGCGGCTGCGCAGCCGGTACGGCGTCCAGGTGGACGCGGTGCCGTACAAGGTCTCGCTGCGCGAGACCTTCGCGGCGAAGTCCGCCGGGCGCGGCCGTCACGTCAAGCAGTCGGGAGGGCACGGTCAGTACGCGATCTGCGAGATCGAGGTCGAGCCGCTGCCGGAGGGCTCGGGCATCGAGTTCGTGGACAAGGTCGTCGGTGGCGCGGTGCCCCGGCAGTTCATCCCGTCCGTCGAGAAGGGCGTGCGCGGCCAGGCGGCGCGCGGCGTCGCCGCCGGCTACCCGCTGGTCGACGTGCGGGTCACGCTGCTGGACGGCAAGGCGCATTCGGTGGACTCCTCCGACGCGGCCTTCCAGACGGCGGGTGCGCTCGCGCTGCGCGAGGCGGCCGCCGACGTCCGGATCGACCTGCTGGAACCGGTGGTGGAGCTGGGCGTGCTGATCTCGGACGACTACGTCGGCGCCGTGATGAGCGATCTGTCCGGGCGGCGCGGCCGGGTCGTCGGCACCGAACAGTCCGGCCGCGGACAGACCTTGATCAAGGCGGATGTGCCGGAGATCGAGATCGGTCGGTACGCGGTTGATCTGCGATCGCTGTCGCATGGCACGGGACGGTTCAGCCGCTCCTACGCCCGGCATGAGCCGATGCCCCATCAGCTGGCCGAGCGGATGCGCGAACGCGTCGCCGCCGAGGCGTAG
- the pgsA gene encoding phosphatidylinositol phosphate synthase, with protein sequence MLNKYARAFFTRVLTPFAALLIRLGVSPDVVTLTGTAGVCAGALVFYPRGEFFWGTVVITLFVFSDLVDGNMARQLGRSSRWGAFLDSTLDRVADGAIFGGLALWYAGRGDDNVLCAVTIFCLASGQVVSYTKARGESIGLPVNVNGLVERAERLVISLVACGFSGLHAFGVPHIDILLPIALWIVAVGSAVTLVQRVVTVRREAAEAEAEERTVPQGGETR encoded by the coding sequence ATGCTGAACAAGTACGCGCGTGCGTTCTTCACGCGTGTTCTCACACCGTTCGCCGCCCTGCTCATCCGCCTCGGGGTCAGCCCCGACGTGGTGACCCTCACCGGCACCGCCGGCGTCTGCGCGGGCGCACTGGTCTTCTATCCCCGGGGGGAGTTCTTCTGGGGCACGGTCGTCATCACGCTGTTCGTCTTCTCCGACCTGGTCGACGGCAACATGGCGCGGCAGCTGGGGCGCTCCAGCCGCTGGGGCGCGTTCCTGGACTCCACGCTGGACCGGGTCGCGGACGGCGCGATCTTCGGCGGTCTGGCGTTGTGGTACGCGGGCCGGGGGGACGACAATGTCCTGTGTGCGGTGACGATCTTCTGCCTCGCCAGCGGCCAGGTGGTCTCGTACACCAAGGCCCGCGGTGAGAGCATCGGGCTCCCGGTGAACGTCAACGGGCTGGTGGAGCGCGCCGAGCGACTGGTGATCTCGCTGGTGGCCTGCGGCTTCTCGGGTCTGCACGCGTTCGGCGTGCCGCATATCGACATCCTGCTCCCGATCGCGCTGTGGATCGTGGCCGTCGGCAGCGCGGTGACCCTCGTCCAGCGGGTGGTGACCGTGCGCCGGGAGGCCGCCGAGGCGGAGGCCGAGGAGCGGACGGTGCCCCAGGGGGGCGAGACGCGGTGA
- a CDS encoding phosphatidylinositol mannoside acyltransferase — MRDRLTDALYGLGWSTVKKLPEPVAARLGQRIADQTWKRRGKGVLRLEANLARVVPDASARRLAELSRAGMRSYLRYWMESFRLPVWSPERIGGGFDVKDVHHLVDGLAAGRGVILALPHMGNYDLAGAWVTTHLKVPFTTVAERLKPESLYDRFVAYREGLGMEVLPHQGGSAFGTLARRLRSGGLVCLVADRDLSASGVEVSFFGERAKMPAGPAALALQTGALLLPVTLWYDESPVMRGRVHPPVEVPADGNRAERIAVMTQEVADAFASGIAEHPEDWHMLQRLWLADLEHGSGRPGRPGPSRMEKP; from the coding sequence GTGAGGGACAGGCTGACCGACGCGCTGTACGGGCTCGGCTGGAGCACGGTCAAGAAGCTCCCGGAGCCGGTCGCGGCGCGCCTCGGTCAGCGCATCGCCGACCAGACGTGGAAGCGGCGCGGCAAGGGCGTGCTGCGTCTGGAGGCCAATCTGGCGCGGGTGGTCCCGGACGCCTCGGCGCGGCGGCTCGCGGAGCTGTCCCGGGCGGGCATGCGCTCGTACCTGCGCTACTGGATGGAGTCCTTCCGGCTGCCGGTGTGGAGCCCGGAGCGCATCGGGGGCGGCTTCGACGTCAAGGACGTGCACCATCTGGTGGACGGCCTCGCCGCGGGCCGGGGCGTGATCCTCGCGCTGCCGCACATGGGCAACTACGACCTCGCCGGGGCCTGGGTGACCACGCATCTGAAGGTGCCCTTCACCACGGTCGCCGAGCGGCTGAAGCCGGAGTCGCTGTACGACCGGTTCGTGGCCTACCGCGAGGGGCTGGGCATGGAGGTGCTGCCGCACCAGGGCGGGAGCGCCTTCGGGACGCTGGCCCGGCGGCTGCGCTCGGGCGGTCTGGTGTGCCTGGTCGCCGACCGGGATCTGTCGGCCTCCGGGGTGGAGGTGTCGTTCTTCGGCGAGCGGGCGAAGATGCCGGCCGGGCCCGCCGCGCTCGCCCTCCAGACCGGTGCCCTGCTGCTGCCGGTGACCCTCTGGTACGACGAGTCGCCGGTGATGCGCGGCCGGGTGCATCCGCCGGTCGAGGTGCCCGCGGACGGGAACCGCGCGGAGCGGATCGCCGTCATGACCCAGGAGGTGGCCGACGCCTTCGCCTCCGGGATCGCCGAGCACCCGGAGGACTGGCACATGCTGCAACGGCTGTGGCTCGCGGACCTGGAGCACGGATCCGGACGTCCGGGACGTCCTGGACCCTCCCGAATGGAGAAGCCGTGA
- a CDS encoding glycosyltransferase family 4 protein produces MRIGIVCPYSWDVPGGVQFHIRDLADHLIRRGHQVSVLAPADDETPLPPYVVSAGRAVPVPYNGSVARLNFGFLSAARVRRWLHDGAFDVIHIHEPTSPSLGLLACWAAQGPIVATFHTSNPRSRAMIAAYPILQPALEKISARIAVSEYARRTLVEHLGGDAVVIPNGVDVDFFADAEPKEEWQGDTIGFIGRIDEPRKGLPVLMRALPKIFQARPGARLLVAGRGDEEEAVAGLPGPLRERVEFLGMVSDEDKARLLRSVDVYVAPNTGGESFGIILVEAMSAGAAVLASDLDAFAQVLDGGAAGELFANEDADALAAAAVRLLGNQERLAELRERGSRHVRRFDWSTVGADILAVYETVTDGAASVAADERTRLWTRLGLARD; encoded by the coding sequence GTGAGGATCGGGATCGTCTGCCCGTACTCCTGGGACGTCCCCGGCGGTGTCCAGTTCCACATCCGCGATCTGGCCGACCACCTGATCCGGCGCGGCCACCAGGTCTCCGTGCTGGCCCCGGCGGACGACGAGACGCCGCTGCCGCCGTACGTGGTCTCCGCCGGGCGCGCCGTGCCGGTGCCCTACAACGGCTCGGTGGCCCGGCTGAACTTCGGCTTCCTGTCGGCCGCGCGGGTGCGCCGCTGGCTGCACGACGGCGCCTTCGACGTGATCCACATCCACGAGCCCACCTCGCCCTCCCTGGGGCTGCTGGCCTGCTGGGCGGCCCAGGGGCCGATCGTCGCGACGTTCCACACCTCCAATCCGCGCTCCCGGGCCATGATCGCCGCCTATCCGATCCTCCAGCCGGCGCTGGAGAAGATCAGCGCGCGCATCGCGGTCAGCGAGTACGCGCGGCGGACGCTGGTGGAGCACCTCGGCGGTGACGCGGTCGTCATCCCCAACGGCGTCGATGTGGACTTCTTCGCCGACGCCGAGCCGAAGGAGGAGTGGCAGGGGGACACGATCGGCTTCATCGGCCGGATCGATGAGCCCCGTAAGGGGCTGCCGGTGCTGATGCGCGCCCTGCCGAAGATCTTCCAGGCCCGGCCGGGGGCACGGCTGCTGGTCGCCGGGCGCGGCGACGAGGAGGAGGCCGTGGCCGGTCTGCCGGGGCCGCTGCGGGAGCGCGTCGAGTTCCTGGGGATGGTCAGCGACGAGGACAAGGCGCGGCTGCTGCGCAGCGTGGATGTCTACGTCGCGCCCAATACGGGCGGCGAGAGTTTCGGCATCATCCTCGTCGAGGCGATGTCGGCGGGCGCCGCGGTCCTCGCCAGCGACCTGGACGCGTTCGCGCAGGTGCTGGACGGGGGAGCGGCGGGTGAGCTGTTCGCCAACGAGGACGCCGACGCCCTGGCGGCGGCCGCGGTGCGGCTGCTGGGCAACCAGGAGCGGCTGGCCGAGCTGCGCGAGCGGGGCAGCCGGCACGTACGGCGCTTCGACTGGTCGACGGTCGGGGCGGACATCCTCGCGGTCTACGAGACGGTGACGGACGGGGCGGCGTCCGTGGCCGCCGACGAGCGCACGCGGCTGTGGACGCGTCTGGGGCTCGCCCGGGACTAG
- the pdxS gene encoding pyridoxal 5'-phosphate synthase lyase subunit PdxS: MSITPASTSNSEAPATGTARVKRGMAEQLKGGVIMDVVTPEQAKVAEDAGAVAVMALERVPADIRKDGGVARMSDPDMIEGIINAVSIPVMAKSRIGHFVEAQVLQSLGVDYIDESEVLTPADEVNHSDKWSFTTPFVCGATNLGEALRRIAEGAAMIRSKGEAGTGNVVEAVRHLRQIKGEIARLRGLDNHELYAAAKEIRAPYELVAEVAQTGKLPVVLFSAGGVATPADAALMRQLGAEGVFVGSGIFKSGDPAKRAAAIVKATTFYDDPKVIADASRNLGEAMVGINCDTLPESERYASRGW; this comes from the coding sequence GTGTCCATCACGCCCGCCAGCACGTCCAACTCCGAGGCCCCCGCGACTGGCACCGCCCGCGTCAAGCGCGGTATGGCCGAGCAGCTCAAGGGTGGCGTGATCATGGACGTCGTCACCCCCGAGCAGGCCAAGGTCGCCGAGGACGCCGGTGCCGTCGCGGTCATGGCCCTGGAGCGGGTGCCCGCCGACATCCGTAAGGACGGCGGCGTGGCCCGGATGTCCGACCCGGACATGATCGAGGGCATCATCAACGCCGTCTCCATCCCGGTCATGGCGAAGTCGCGGATCGGCCACTTCGTCGAGGCCCAGGTGCTCCAGTCGCTCGGCGTCGACTACATCGACGAGTCCGAGGTCCTCACCCCCGCCGACGAGGTCAACCACAGCGACAAGTGGTCCTTCACCACCCCGTTCGTCTGCGGCGCCACCAACCTGGGCGAGGCGCTGCGCCGGATCGCCGAGGGCGCGGCGATGATCCGTTCCAAGGGCGAGGCCGGTACCGGCAACGTGGTCGAGGCGGTGCGCCACCTGCGTCAGATCAAGGGCGAGATCGCCCGGCTGCGCGGTCTGGACAACCACGAGCTCTACGCCGCCGCCAAGGAGATCCGCGCCCCGTACGAGCTGGTCGCCGAGGTCGCGCAGACCGGCAAGCTGCCGGTCGTGCTGTTCTCCGCCGGCGGTGTCGCCACCCCGGCCGACGCCGCGCTGATGCGCCAGCTCGGCGCCGAGGGCGTGTTCGTGGGCTCCGGCATCTTCAAGTCGGGCGACCCGGCCAAGCGCGCCGCCGCGATCGTGAAGGCCACCACCTTCTACGACGACCCCAAGGTCATCGCGGACGCGTCCCGGAACCTCGGCGAGGCCATGGTCGGCATCAACTGCGACACCCTCCCCGAGTCCGAGCGGTACGCCAGCCGCGGCTGGTAA
- the pdxT gene encoding pyridoxal 5'-phosphate synthase glutaminase subunit PdxT — MTTSSTSTSAPVIGVLALQGDVREHLAALTAAGATARQIRRPEELAEIAGLVIPGGESTTMSKLAVVFGLLEPLRERVRAGLPVYGTCAGMIMLADKILDGRDDQETIGGIDMIVRRNAFGRQNESFEAEIEVQGIEGGPVEGVFIRAPWVESVGGGAEVLATFDGHTVAVRQGNVLATSFHPELTGDHRVHQLFVEMVGRA; from the coding sequence GTGACTACGTCGTCCACGTCCACCTCCGCCCCCGTGATCGGTGTGCTCGCCCTCCAGGGCGACGTACGCGAACATCTCGCCGCGCTCACCGCGGCCGGGGCCACGGCCCGGCAGATCCGCCGTCCCGAGGAGCTCGCCGAGATCGCCGGCCTGGTGATCCCCGGCGGCGAGTCGACCACCATGTCCAAACTCGCGGTCGTCTTCGGGCTGCTGGAGCCGCTGCGCGAGCGGGTCCGGGCCGGACTGCCGGTGTACGGTACCTGCGCGGGCATGATCATGCTCGCGGACAAGATCCTCGACGGCCGGGACGACCAGGAGACCATCGGCGGCATCGACATGATCGTGCGCCGTAACGCCTTCGGCCGTCAGAACGAGTCGTTCGAGGCCGAGATCGAGGTCCAGGGCATCGAGGGCGGCCCGGTCGAGGGGGTCTTCATCCGCGCGCCGTGGGTCGAGTCCGTGGGCGGCGGTGCCGAGGTGCTCGCCACGTTCGACGGGCACACCGTCGCCGTCCGGCAGGGCAACGTCCTGGCCACCTCGTTCCACCCCGAGCTGACCGGCGACCACCGGGTGCACCAGCTCTTCGTGGAGATGGTGGGGCGCGCGTAG
- a CDS encoding YebC/PmpR family DNA-binding transcriptional regulator translates to MSGHSKWATTKHKKAVIDAKRGKLFAKLIKNIEVAARMGGADPEGNPTLFDAIQKAKKQSVPNKNIDSAVKRGAGLEAGGAEYETIMYEGYGPNGVAVLIECLTDNRNRAASDVRVAMTRNGGSMADPGSVSYLFNRKGVVIVPKGELSEDDVLGAVLDAGAEEVNDLGESFEVISEATDLVAVRTALQDAGIDYDSADANFVPTMQVQLEEEAARKIFKLIDALEDSDDVQNVFANFDVSDEVMAKVDA, encoded by the coding sequence ATGTCCGGCCACTCTAAATGGGCTACGACGAAGCACAAGAAGGCCGTGATCGATGCCAAGCGCGGCAAGCTCTTCGCGAAGCTGATCAAGAACATCGAGGTCGCGGCCCGGATGGGCGGTGCCGATCCGGAGGGCAACCCGACGCTCTTCGACGCCATCCAGAAGGCGAAGAAGCAGTCGGTTCCGAACAAGAACATCGACAGCGCGGTCAAGCGCGGTGCCGGTCTCGAGGCCGGTGGCGCCGAGTACGAGACGATCATGTACGAGGGCTACGGGCCCAACGGCGTGGCCGTGCTCATCGAGTGTCTGACCGACAACCGCAACCGCGCCGCCTCCGACGTCCGCGTCGCGATGACGCGCAACGGCGGTTCGATGGCCGACCCGGGCTCCGTGTCGTACCTCTTCAACCGTAAGGGCGTCGTCATCGTCCCCAAGGGCGAGCTCTCCGAGGACGACGTGCTGGGCGCGGTGCTGGACGCGGGCGCCGAGGAGGTCAATGACCTCGGTGAGTCCTTCGAGGTCATCAGCGAGGCCACCGACCTGGTCGCGGTCCGTACCGCGCTCCAGGACGCGGGCATCGACTACGACTCGGCCGACGCCAACTTCGTGCCCACGATGCAGGTCCAGCTCGAGGAAGAGGCCGCGCGCAAGATCTTCAAGCTGATCGACGCACTCGAGGACAGCGACGACGTGCAGAACGTCTTCGCCAACTTCGACGTCTCCGACGAGGTCATGGCCAAGGTGGACGCCTGA
- the ruvC gene encoding crossover junction endodeoxyribonuclease RuvC, translating to MRVLGVDPGLTRCGVGVVEGVAGRPLRMLGVGVIRTGADAAIGDRLVLIERGIEEWLDIHRPECVAVERVFSQHNVRTVMGTAQASAVAMLCAARRGLPVALHTPSEVKAAVTGSGRADKAQVGSMVTRLLRLDAPPKPADAADALALAICHIWRAPATNRLQQAVAAHRTTSTARPSGTTSTVRTTKGRIS from the coding sequence GTGCGCGTGCTGGGCGTGGACCCGGGGCTGACCCGATGTGGCGTCGGTGTGGTCGAGGGGGTCGCGGGCCGCCCGCTGCGAATGCTCGGCGTCGGCGTCATACGGACCGGGGCGGACGCCGCGATCGGCGACCGGCTCGTCCTGATCGAGCGCGGCATCGAGGAGTGGCTGGATATCCACCGGCCCGAATGCGTCGCCGTGGAGCGGGTTTTCAGCCAGCACAATGTGCGCACCGTCATGGGCACCGCCCAGGCCAGTGCCGTCGCGATGCTGTGCGCGGCCCGCCGCGGGCTCCCGGTCGCGCTGCACACCCCCAGCGAGGTCAAGGCGGCCGTGACCGGCTCCGGGCGCGCCGACAAGGCGCAGGTCGGCTCGATGGTGACGCGGCTGCTGCGGCTGGACGCACCGCCCAAACCGGCCGACGCCGCCGACGCCCTGGCGCTCGCCATCTGCCATATCTGGCGGGCCCCCGCGACCAACCGCCTCCAGCAGGCCGTCGCCGCCCACCGCACCACGAGCACCGCACGCCCCTCGGGCACCACGAGCACCGTGCGCACCACGAAAGGCCGTATCTCATGA
- the ruvA gene encoding Holliday junction branch migration protein RuvA, with translation MIAFVSGPVAAVAPDTAVIEVGGVGMAVQCTPATLSGLRVGEQARLATSLVVREDSLTLYGFADDDERQVFELLQTASGVGPRLAQAMLAVHSPDALRRAVSTGDEKALTAVPGIGKKGAQRLLLELKDRLGEPLGSAVPGARSAPAPGWSDQLHTALVGLGYATREADEAVAAVTPQAEETVAAGGTPQVAQLLRAALQTLNRTR, from the coding sequence ATGATCGCGTTCGTCTCCGGTCCGGTGGCGGCCGTCGCCCCGGACACCGCCGTGATCGAGGTCGGCGGGGTGGGCATGGCGGTCCAGTGCACCCCGGCCACCCTGTCCGGGCTGCGCGTCGGCGAGCAGGCCCGGCTGGCCACCTCCCTCGTCGTCCGTGAGGACTCGCTGACCCTCTACGGCTTCGCCGACGACGACGAGCGCCAGGTCTTCGAGCTGCTCCAGACCGCCAGCGGGGTCGGCCCCCGGCTGGCCCAGGCCATGCTGGCCGTGCACTCCCCGGACGCGCTGCGGCGCGCGGTGTCGACCGGGGACGAGAAGGCGCTCACCGCGGTCCCCGGCATCGGGAAGAAGGGGGCCCAGCGGCTGCTGCTGGAGCTCAAGGACCGGCTCGGCGAGCCGCTCGGCTCCGCCGTGCCCGGCGCCCGCTCCGCGCCCGCCCCCGGCTGGAGCGATCAGCTGCACACCGCGCTGGTCGGCCTCGGCTACGCCACCCGGGAGGCCGACGAGGCGGTCGCCGCCGTCACCCCGCAGGCCGAGGAGACGGTGGCCGCGGGCGGCACGCCCCAGGTGGCCCAGCTGCTGCGGGCCGCCCTCCAGACCCTGAACCGCACACGGTGA
- the ruvB gene encoding Holliday junction branch migration DNA helicase RuvB, with protein MNWDETAPATADDAPPGAGRRLLGADADGDDQAVEAALRPKDLGEFVGQERVREQLDLVLKAARQRGGTADHVLLSGAPGLGKTTLSMIIAAEMGAPIRITSGPAIQHAGDLAAILSSLTEGEVLFLDEIHRMSRPAEEMLYMAMEDFRVDVIVGKGPGATAIPLELPPFTLVGATTRAGLLPPPLRDRFGFTGHMEFYAPAELERVLHRSAGLLDVTIEAEGAAEIAGRSRGTPRIANRLLRRVRDYAQVKADGVITREIAASALAVYDVDERGLDRLDRAVLSALLKLFGGGPVGLSTLAVAVGEERETVEEVAEPFLVREGLLARTPRGRVGTPAAWAHMGLTPPQQAAGGGQAGLFEA; from the coding sequence GTGAACTGGGACGAGACCGCACCGGCAACCGCCGACGACGCCCCGCCCGGCGCGGGCCGGCGGCTGCTGGGCGCCGACGCCGACGGCGACGACCAGGCGGTGGAGGCCGCGCTGCGCCCCAAGGACCTCGGCGAGTTCGTCGGGCAGGAGCGGGTGCGCGAGCAGCTGGACCTGGTGCTCAAGGCGGCCCGGCAGCGCGGTGGCACCGCCGACCACGTGCTTCTCTCCGGCGCGCCCGGACTGGGCAAGACCACCCTCTCCATGATCATCGCAGCCGAGATGGGTGCCCCGATCCGGATCACCTCCGGCCCGGCCATCCAGCACGCCGGCGATCTGGCCGCGATCCTGTCCTCCCTCACCGAGGGCGAGGTGCTCTTCCTCGACGAGATCCACCGGATGTCCCGGCCTGCCGAGGAGATGCTCTACATGGCGATGGAGGACTTCCGCGTCGACGTCATCGTCGGCAAGGGGCCCGGGGCCACCGCCATCCCGCTGGAGCTGCCCCCGTTCACCCTGGTCGGCGCCACCACCCGGGCCGGGCTGCTGCCGCCCCCGCTGCGCGACCGCTTCGGCTTCACCGGCCATATGGAGTTCTACGCCCCGGCCGAGCTGGAGCGGGTCCTCCACCGCTCCGCCGGGCTGCTCGACGTGACCATAGAGGCCGAGGGCGCGGCCGAGATCGCGGGCCGCTCCCGCGGCACCCCCCGGATCGCCAACCGTCTGCTGCGCCGGGTGCGCGACTACGCCCAGGTCAAGGCGGACGGCGTGATCACCCGCGAGATCGCCGCCAGCGCCCTCGCCGTGTACGACGTGGACGAGCGCGGCCTGGACCGGCTGGACCGGGCGGTGCTCAGCGCCCTGCTCAAGCTCTTCGGCGGCGGCCCGGTGGGCCTGTCGACCCTGGCGGTCGCCGTGGGGGAGGAGCGTGAGACGGTGGAGGAGGTCGCCGAGCCCTTCCTGGTCCGGGAGGGGCTGCTGGCCCGCACCCCCCGGGGACGGGTCGGCACCCCGGCGGCCTGGGCCCATATGGGACTCACCCCACCGCAGCAGGCCGCCGGCGGCGGTCAGGCGGGCCTGTTCGAGGCATAG
- the yajC gene encoding preprotein translocase subunit YajC yields the protein MNIVTLLPFIVLIGAMFLMTRSAKNKQRQAQQMREEMQPGSGVRTIGGMYATVKEVHDDTVLLEVAPGVHAIYAKNAVGAILPDDEYNRIVHGIDPDEDATETPVVPDDASSLTEAADGDAPADKAGEADEKAGTTDAKKIDLGKDDAPAADASGDDKRDGGTDAK from the coding sequence GTGAATATCGTGACTCTCCTGCCGTTCATCGTGCTTATCGGGGCCATGTTCCTGATGACGCGTTCGGCCAAGAACAAGCAGCGCCAGGCCCAGCAGATGCGCGAAGAGATGCAGCCGGGCAGCGGCGTGCGGACCATCGGCGGCATGTACGCGACGGTCAAGGAGGTCCACGACGACACGGTCCTCCTCGAGGTGGCCCCCGGCGTCCACGCGATCTACGCGAAGAACGCGGTGGGAGCCATCCTCCCGGACGACGAGTACAACCGCATCGTGCACGGCATCGACCCCGATGAGGACGCCACCGAGACCCCTGTCGTACCCGACGACGCCTCCTCGCTGACCGAGGCCGCCGACGGCGACGCCCCCGCCGACAAGGCCGGCGAGGCCGACGAGAAGGCCGGGACGACGGACGCCAAGAAGATCGACCTCGGCAAGGACGACGCCCCCGCGGCGGACGCCTCCGGGGACGACAAGCGGGACGGCGGCACCGACGCGAAGTAA